In one window of Helianthus annuus cultivar XRQ/B chromosome 17, HanXRQr2.0-SUNRISE, whole genome shotgun sequence DNA:
- the LOC110921170 gene encoding uncharacterized protein LOC110921170 — MDATKEHNLKTNKTLYEAMMDQNDDEVIRICRGIAKGALHTLTIHGDTVLHVAIYQKQTKLALRLLDMVPPSDNYKLTWTNHGGNTVLHETGTNNKTVPVAEEILRRAPMLLDMTNREGETALFYAARHGKTKPYMFLHDEFCKGIDGQDLTDLLRRDDRFTMLHLAVLSRNYRVAYDIAVNHNDLIPEKDAEGMTALQLLSIIQPEIKPKSSFKRFMFKLVQSDPNPPRYIIHDIKRLKKEKYASEWALKLAVLLIEKDNSWKMTESWTENRGSRFRDYKAEQKTITTLEGSHDLNADTPLLLATRFDSTDIVKEILRMYPQAVEHVDKEGHSVLHLAILHRRIEIIDIVENMKFPLERLRGKLDKNYNTLLHMVGYKEDHLKEDIRHPAKELKDDQLLYKRVEKLTTTLDKSTRNAEQKTPLQVFYEANEQLRTEAKDWMVENATNCSIVAVLIATVAFTSAYQVPGGPDDFGHPKLKDKSMFVLFTLADAISLSTALTSVIVFLNIATSPFHFKDFESHLFEKQLLGLILLITSVAMMMVAFAATLVLTISNKGKWSDLTLYVVSFFPVLVFMYSYLSYYMDMIVNSFRELKKMIGQTVIWFRKIWEYKPQSTHPIDGLGYSRSRSPV; from the exons CATACACGGGGACACCGTCCTCCATGTGGCTATTTACCAAAAGCAAACAAAGCTAGCCCTCAGGCTCCTAGATATGGTGCCTCCAAGTGATAATTACAAACTCACATGGACAAACCATGGGGGTAATACCGTCCTCCATGAGACCGGGACCAACAACAAGACAGTCCCCGTCGCAGAAGAGATCCTACGCCGGGCACCCATGTTGCTTGACATGACCAACAGAGAGGGAGAGACCGCTTTATTCTACGCGGCACGCCATGGCAAGACTAAACCTTATATGTTCCTGCATGATGAATTCTGTAAAGGAATTGATGGACAAGACTTGACAGACCTGCTTCGAAGGGATGACAGATTTACTATGCTCCACCTAGCAGTTCTAAGCAGAAACTATC GGGTTGCGTACGATATAGCGGTCAACCATAACGACTTAATCCCGGAAAAGGACGCAGAGGGCATGACTGCTCTTCAACTTTTATCAATTATCCAACCCGAGATCAAACCCAAAAGTTCATTCAAGCGCTTTATGTTCAAAC TGGTTCAATCAGATCCTAATCCTCCACGATACATTATCCATGATATCAAGAGATTGAAGAAAGAAAAATATGCGAGTGAATGGGCATTGAAACTTGCTGTCTTGTTGATCGAAAAAGATAACTCATGGAAAATGACTGAATCATGGACTGAAAATCGCGGTTCTAGGTTCCGCGATTATAAAGCCGAACAAAAGACCATAACAACCCTCGAAGGCAGTCACGATCTAAATGCGGACACGCCATTGCTGTTagcaaccagatttgattcgactGATATCGTTAAAGAAATACTCAGAATGTATCCTCAGGCCGTCGAACATGTCGACAAAGAAGGGCACAGCGTTTTACATTTGGCAATATTGCATAGGCGTATTGAGATCATTGATATTGTGGAAAATATGAAGTTCCCATTGGAGAGATTAAGAGGAAAGCTTGACAAAAATTATAACACTTTGTTGCACATGGTTGGTTACAAAGAAGATCACCTAAAGGAGGATATAAGACATCCTGCTAAAGAACTCAAAGATGATCAACTTCTTTATAAG AGGGTGGAGAAGCTAACTACAACCTTAGACAAGAGTACCCGAAACGCTGAGCAAAAGACCCCTCTCCAGGTGTTTTACGAAGCCAATGAACAACTTCGCACcgaagcaaaggattggatggttGAAAATGCGACAAACTGCTCCATTGTGGCTGTGTTAATCGCAACGGTTGCGTTTACTTCTGCATATCAGGTGCCAGGAGGTCCAGATGACTTTGGTCATCCAAAACTTAAGGACAAATCCATGTTTGTCCTCTTTACCTTAGCTGATGCGATTTCACTCTCAACTGCACTGACATCAGTTATCGTATTTCTCAATATTGCCACGTCACCATTTCATTTTAAGGATTTTGAGTCACATCTTTTTGAAAAACAACTTTTAGGCCTTATCCTCTTGATCACCTCTGTGGCAATGATGATGGTAGCATTTGCCGCCACACTTGTTTTAACAATCAGCAATAAAGGAAAGTGGTCCGACTTGACGTTGTATGTCGTTTCATTCTTCCCGGTGCTTGTTTTCATGTACTCTTACCTATCATATTACATGGATATGATTGTTAATTCGTTCCGGGAACTCAAGAAGATGATCGGACAAACAGTTATCTGGTTTCGGAAGATTTGGGAGTACAAACCTCAATCTACCCATCCAATTGATGGTCTTGGCTATTCAAGGTCACGTTCCCCTGTTTAA